One genomic segment of Brevibacillus laterosporus LMG 15441 includes these proteins:
- the dnaI gene encoding primosomal protein DnaI: MEPLRQFMEELAKRTPRHILSPDEQLDKMMRSSLYLKAFLQKHPELTREDLFRSLSAVYESVKEHYYCENCPGLSECPNLVKGHTNKLQVQNKHIVSALSPCDKQLSYEETQRTRKMMRSYYVSEETLQASFHHMDMDDSNKEAIRLAMRFCQEMRDNKKQAARGLYVHGGFGVGKSYLMAAVARELSENNISSLMVYVPDFIRELKESLSDQSYVGKLELLKEIPVLILDDLGAENVTPWIRDEVIGVILNQRINNHLPTLFASNYSLEELEEHFAMSNGSRIEVTKARRILERIRHYVEEVVIEGINRRKR, from the coding sequence ATGGAACCTTTGCGTCAATTCATGGAGGAGTTAGCTAAGCGAACTCCACGGCATATTTTAAGTCCGGATGAACAATTGGATAAAATGATGCGCTCGTCTCTCTATCTAAAAGCCTTTCTACAGAAGCATCCTGAATTAACTAGGGAGGATTTGTTTCGCTCCCTTTCGGCAGTGTATGAGTCGGTGAAGGAGCACTATTATTGTGAGAATTGCCCCGGACTGTCAGAATGTCCTAATTTAGTAAAGGGACATACGAATAAGCTACAGGTGCAAAACAAGCATATTGTATCCGCACTAAGCCCCTGTGATAAGCAATTATCATATGAAGAAACACAGCGTACTCGTAAAATGATGCGAAGCTACTACGTGTCTGAAGAAACACTTCAAGCTAGCTTTCATCATATGGATATGGATGATTCCAATAAAGAAGCGATTCGTCTGGCGATGCGTTTCTGCCAAGAAATGAGAGACAACAAGAAGCAGGCTGCACGAGGGCTATATGTTCACGGAGGCTTTGGGGTTGGCAAGAGCTATCTGATGGCTGCTGTCGCACGTGAACTATCGGAGAACAACATTTCTTCCTTAATGGTTTACGTTCCAGATTTCATTCGAGAATTGAAAGAATCCCTCTCCGATCAATCCTATGTAGGTAAACTGGAGCTATTAAAGGAGATTCCTGTTTTGATTTTAGATGATCTAGGGGCGGAGAATGTCACGCCATGGATTCGGGATGAAGTGATTGGAGTTATTTTAAATCAGCGAATTAACAATCATCTGCCAACTTTATTTGCTTCAAACTATTCTCTTGAGGAATTGGAAGAGCATTTTGCCATGAGTAATGGCTCACGTATCGAAGTAACGAAGGCACGCCGGATTTTAGAAAGAATTCGTCATTATGTAGAAGAAGTAGTGATTGAAGGAATCAATCGTCGAAAAAGATAG
- the treR gene encoding trehalose operon repressor, with protein MNRRYLAIYEEIRQGIIEGVYPPGEKLPSENDFCKKFETSRGTIRRALDMLAEEGLVNSMHGKGVFVLDQNTISFSFGGLVSFKEANENSGVVFSTTVPFFTELVIDKKLEQKTHLPNGIDVYHLYRVRKLDGERVILDINYFSKEKCAGLTPEIAEKSIYDYIENDLELKIGFAQRVIQVEQATGKDREYLDMKAFGFVVVVRNYVHLYDGTIFEYTESRHRPDRFVFTDFARRR; from the coding sequence ATGAACAGAAGATATCTTGCTATTTATGAAGAGATTAGACAGGGAATTATTGAAGGAGTGTATCCACCAGGGGAAAAATTACCTTCTGAAAATGATTTTTGTAAAAAGTTTGAGACTAGTAGGGGCACGATTCGCCGTGCTTTAGATATGCTGGCAGAAGAAGGGCTTGTGAACAGCATGCATGGGAAGGGCGTCTTTGTATTAGATCAAAATACAATTAGCTTTTCCTTTGGTGGATTAGTTAGCTTTAAAGAAGCTAACGAAAATAGCGGAGTGGTCTTTTCGACAACTGTGCCATTTTTTACAGAGCTGGTTATTGATAAAAAACTGGAACAAAAAACTCATCTTCCAAATGGTATAGACGTTTATCATTTATATCGGGTAAGAAAGCTGGATGGAGAAAGGGTCATATTGGATATCAACTATTTTAGCAAAGAAAAGTGTGCAGGCTTGACTCCTGAAATCGCTGAAAAATCTATTTACGATTATATAGAGAATGATTTGGAATTAAAAATTGGGTTTGCGCAAAGAGTAATTCAAGTAGAGCAAGCAACAGGAAAAGATCGAGAGTATCTGGATATGAAAGCATTTGGATTTGTTGTGGTCGTTCGCAACTATGTGCATTTATATGACGGTACGATATTTGAGTATACAGAGTCACGACATCGTCCAGATCGATTTGTGTTTACTGATTTTGCACGTAGGCGATGA
- a CDS encoding lytic polysaccharide monooxygenase, with translation MIAGAMFIAERVSAHGYVESPTSRAYMCKQGKNMNCGPIQYEPQSVEGEGSFPQSGPPDGQITGAGRYPELYTQTADRWKKVTMHSGENTFQWRLTASHSTREWKYYITKNGWNPNKPLARSDLDVVPFCYYYDGGNRPGTTVTHTCNVPTDHSGYHLILAVWEIADTTNAFYQVIDVNLVKSAATEQVSIDVSKTAIAPQAPQMKKVSPIFSTIQQMKQGSILPRAHWFAGDQRALY, from the coding sequence ATGATAGCAGGGGCTATGTTTATTGCTGAACGTGTGTCAGCTCACGGCTATGTGGAATCACCTACAAGTCGGGCTTATATGTGTAAACAAGGCAAAAACATGAATTGTGGTCCCATTCAGTATGAGCCTCAGAGTGTAGAAGGAGAAGGGTCCTTTCCACAATCTGGCCCACCGGATGGACAAATCACAGGGGCAGGGCGCTATCCCGAGCTGTATACACAAACCGCTGATCGTTGGAAAAAAGTAACGATGCATAGTGGGGAAAATACGTTTCAGTGGAGATTGACAGCATCGCATAGCACAAGGGAGTGGAAGTATTACATTACGAAAAATGGCTGGAATCCCAATAAACCACTTGCTCGCTCCGACTTAGACGTAGTTCCGTTTTGCTACTATTACGATGGTGGAAACAGACCAGGTACAACGGTGACTCATACCTGCAATGTACCAACTGATCACAGTGGTTATCATCTTATTCTGGCTGTGTGGGAGATTGCGGATACCACGAATGCTTTTTATCAAGTGATAGACGTTAATCTGGTCAAAAGCGCTGCTACTGAGCAAGTCTCGATCGATGTAAGCAAGACTGCTATAGCACCACAAGCTCCTCAAATGAAAAAGGTAAGCCCTATCTTTTCTACGATACAACAAATGAAACAGGGAAGTATACTGCCACGTGCCCACTGGTTTGCTGGTGATCAACGGGCGCTATACTGA
- a CDS encoding L-threonine 3-dehydrogenase has product MKRIMVTGALGQIGSELVTKLRSVYGTESIIATDIRQGEGQEGPFEILDVTDAKAMHDIATKYKVDTIMHLAALLSATAEAKPLLAWNLNMGGLVNALEVARELNCQFFTPSSIGAFGPTTPKDNTPQDTIQRPVTMYGVNKVSGELLCDYYYQKFGVDTRGVRFPGLISYVTPPGGGTTDYAVEIYYEAIKNGRYTSYIQKGTYMDMMYMPDALNAIINLMEADASKLQHRNAFNVTAMSFEPEQIAREIKKHIPTFEMDYQVDPIRQGIADSWPNSIDATAAKAEWGFQAEYDLEKMTTDMLAKLRDKLQVGAGI; this is encoded by the coding sequence ATGAAAAGAATAATGGTAACAGGAGCGCTTGGACAAATTGGCTCCGAATTGGTCACGAAGCTACGAAGTGTATACGGAACAGAATCCATAATTGCCACTGATATTCGTCAGGGCGAGGGGCAAGAGGGACCATTTGAGATTTTAGATGTAACAGATGCAAAGGCTATGCACGATATTGCTACAAAGTACAAAGTGGATACCATTATGCATTTGGCAGCTCTGTTGTCTGCGACAGCGGAAGCAAAGCCATTGCTCGCTTGGAATTTAAATATGGGTGGATTGGTAAATGCACTTGAAGTAGCAAGAGAACTTAATTGTCAATTTTTTACGCCAAGTTCAATCGGTGCATTCGGACCAACAACACCAAAAGATAATACACCTCAGGATACAATTCAACGTCCTGTTACCATGTATGGGGTAAATAAGGTTTCTGGGGAATTATTGTGTGATTACTACTATCAAAAATTTGGAGTAGATACGCGCGGTGTACGTTTTCCAGGGCTGATTTCCTACGTAACGCCTCCAGGTGGGGGAACAACCGACTATGCAGTGGAAATATATTACGAGGCAATTAAAAATGGTCGTTATACCTCATACATCCAAAAAGGTACGTATATGGATATGATGTATATGCCAGATGCGCTTAACGCTATCATCAATTTGATGGAAGCAGATGCATCTAAATTACAACACCGTAACGCCTTTAACGTGACAGCGATGAGCTTTGAGCCAGAGCAAATTGCACGGGAAATCAAGAAGCATATTCCGACATTTGAAATGGACTACCAAGTAGACCCAATCAGACAAGGAATCGCAGACAGTTGGCCAAACTCAATTGATGCCACAGCCGCTAAAGCGGAGTGGGGTTTTCAAGCAGAATATGACTTGGAAAAAATGACAACAGATATGCTTGCCAAGCTTCGGGATAAATTGCAAGTGGGAGCTGGGATCTAA
- a CDS encoding glycine C-acetyltransferase yields the protein MSSRGLQEFLQENLAELKSKGLYNVIDPLESANGPVITIKGKNLVNLSSNNYLGLATDQRLKDAAYQAIEKYGVGAGAVRTINGTLDIHITLEKTLAEFKHTEAAIAYQSGFNCNMAAISAVMDKNDAILSDELNHASIIDGCRLSKAKIIRVNHSDMDDLRQKAKEARESGLYNKIMVITDGVFSMDGDIAKLPEIVEIAEEFDLITYVDDAHGSGVLGKGAGTVKHFGLSDKVDFQIGTLSKAIGVVGGYVAGKQELINWLKVRSRPFLFSTALTPGDVGAITKAINILTESTELHDRLWENGNYLKKGLKELGFNIGDSETPITPCIIGDEIKTQEFSKRLYEEGVYAKAIVFPTVAKGTGRVRNMPTAAHTKEMLDQALAIYKKVGKEMGII from the coding sequence ATGTCCAGCAGAGGATTGCAGGAGTTTTTACAAGAGAATTTAGCAGAGCTTAAAAGCAAAGGCCTTTATAACGTTATTGATCCTTTGGAGAGTGCCAATGGGCCTGTGATTACCATTAAAGGCAAAAACCTGGTTAACCTTTCTTCCAACAACTATCTAGGTTTGGCAACAGATCAGCGCTTGAAAGATGCAGCATACCAAGCGATCGAAAAGTATGGTGTTGGGGCAGGGGCCGTTCGTACCATTAACGGGACACTGGATATCCATATTACATTAGAAAAAACACTAGCGGAATTTAAACATACCGAGGCAGCTATTGCTTATCAGTCTGGTTTTAATTGTAATATGGCTGCAATTTCTGCTGTGATGGATAAAAATGATGCAATTCTATCGGATGAATTAAACCATGCATCCATTATTGACGGCTGCCGTCTATCTAAAGCTAAAATCATCCGTGTCAACCACTCTGACATGGATGATCTTCGTCAAAAAGCAAAAGAGGCGAGAGAGTCCGGTCTGTACAATAAAATCATGGTAATTACAGATGGTGTTTTCTCGATGGACGGAGACATTGCCAAGCTACCAGAAATTGTAGAGATTGCTGAGGAATTCGATTTAATCACATATGTAGATGATGCCCATGGCTCAGGTGTTCTCGGTAAGGGAGCAGGGACCGTGAAGCATTTTGGCTTATCTGACAAAGTAGACTTTCAGATCGGAACGCTGTCCAAAGCGATTGGAGTAGTAGGTGGCTATGTAGCTGGTAAACAAGAATTGATTAATTGGCTTAAAGTGCGCAGCAGACCATTCTTATTCTCTACTGCACTTACACCAGGAGATGTAGGAGCTATTACCAAAGCCATCAATATTTTGACAGAAAGCACCGAATTACATGATCGCCTTTGGGAGAATGGGAATTACCTGAAGAAGGGCTTGAAGGAGCTTGGCTTTAATATCGGAGACAGTGAAACTCCAATCACACCTTGCATTATTGGTGATGAAATAAAAACACAGGAATTTAGTAAGCGATTGTATGAAGAAGGCGTTTATGCAAAAGCTATTGTATTCCCAACGGTTGCTAAAGGAACCGGACGTGTCCGCAATATGCCAACTGCGGCGCATACAAAAGAGATGCTAGATCAAGCGTTGGCCATCTACAAAAAAGTAGGAAAAGAAATGGGAATTATTTAA
- a CDS encoding lytic polysaccharide monooxygenase has translation MTLQWKTVFGKSSIAFGITLAAMAGTMVFAGSASAHGYIESPTSRALLCKQGQNVGCGQIQYEPQSVEGVGNFPQSGPKDGEITGAGKYKELFVQTDSRWKKVDMEGGKNTFTWYLTAPHSTGDWKYYITKKDWNPNKPLGRNDLELIATFNDGGKVPPKSVSHVVNVPTDRSGYHIILGVWEIADTGNAFYQAIDVNLKNDGNPTEPEVQLPTIPSNLTSPGQTTTSIELRWSASTASEGIKEYEVYRNGSLAGKTSQAYFEDKELTLDTAYTYTVRSIDFAGNKSEMSKPFTVRTSKEDEQVELPTVPDNLVSSAKTTSTIELSWTASAAPHGIHAYEVYRDGRQVGTTIETSFTDKDLKADTTYSYMVVAVDHAGNKSDFSQKVTVRTEKEQTGNTGDTWNKDNVYNTGDRVIYEGVEYEAQWWTRGDRPDSTDVWKQVGDAIQKWNSDKAYQGGAKVSYEGKTYQAKWWTKGEEPSTSSVWTLVQ, from the coding sequence ATGACTTTGCAATGGAAAACAGTTTTTGGGAAAAGCTCTATAGCTTTTGGAATAACGCTTGCCGCTATGGCTGGTACGATGGTATTTGCAGGCAGCGCGTCAGCACATGGTTACATTGAATCACCTACGAGTAGAGCTTTACTTTGTAAGCAAGGACAAAACGTTGGTTGCGGTCAAATTCAATATGAACCGCAAAGTGTAGAGGGAGTAGGTAATTTCCCACAATCTGGACCTAAAGATGGGGAGATTACAGGAGCAGGAAAATATAAGGAACTCTTTGTCCAAACCGATAGTAGATGGAAAAAGGTGGATATGGAAGGTGGGAAAAATACTTTTACGTGGTATTTAACCGCTCCACATTCTACAGGTGACTGGAAATATTATATAACGAAAAAAGATTGGAATCCTAACAAGCCATTAGGGCGCAACGATCTTGAACTCATTGCTACATTTAACGATGGTGGCAAGGTTCCCCCTAAATCAGTGTCTCATGTTGTTAATGTTCCGACCGACCGCAGTGGCTACCATATCATCCTTGGTGTGTGGGAAATCGCTGACACAGGGAATGCTTTTTATCAAGCAATCGACGTTAATTTGAAAAACGATGGTAACCCAACAGAACCAGAGGTACAATTGCCGACAATTCCTAGTAACCTGACCTCTCCAGGACAGACAACAACAAGTATTGAATTGCGCTGGTCAGCATCGACAGCCTCTGAAGGTATCAAAGAATATGAAGTATATCGCAATGGTAGTCTAGCAGGTAAGACTAGCCAGGCATATTTTGAAGATAAGGAATTGACGCTCGATACGGCTTACACATATACGGTTCGATCCATTGATTTCGCTGGAAATAAATCTGAAATGTCCAAGCCATTCACAGTTAGAACTAGTAAAGAAGACGAACAAGTGGAATTGCCAACTGTACCAGATAATCTAGTTTCTTCAGCCAAAACTACATCTACAATTGAGTTGAGTTGGACAGCTTCCGCAGCTCCACATGGGATTCACGCCTATGAAGTGTATCGTGATGGCCGACAAGTAGGGACGACTATAGAAACAAGCTTTACAGACAAAGATTTGAAGGCTGACACAACCTATTCTTATATGGTAGTAGCTGTTGACCATGCAGGGAATAAATCTGATTTCTCACAAAAAGTAACAGTGCGTACCGAAAAAGAGCAGACTGGGAACACCGGTGACACATGGAATAAAGACAACGTTTATAATACTGGTGATCGAGTGATATATGAGGGCGTAGAATATGAGGCTCAATGGTGGACTCGCGGCGACCGTCCCGACAGCACTGATGTATGGAAGCAGGTAGGCGATGCTATACAAAAATGGAACAGCGACAAAGCCTACCAAGGTGGAGCAAAAGTATCCTACGAGGGTAAAACCTACCAAGCAAAATGGTGGACAAAAGGTGAAGAGCCTAGTACATCATCCGTATGGACACTTGTACAGTAA
- a CDS encoding helix-turn-helix domain-containing protein, whose product MMNQVASLISSPSTVFLLVDIQYNTLPAGHHQHDNETSDYSLIVVIDGKGRLQIEEDCFHMERENCFMIGPGESLFIQAVDDSLCLYQLTFNKLSIQPTASKVTLVDEGKNDSLPFLGAVVCSPFSKCLDLVEAIYCHRNDADDMERFSNHVRFEELLRFVFQQNASQSHVDIRRAVERSIDYVRKHYYEPMTVDQLAADANVARYKYTRIFKEMTGQIPLDFVNTLRIDRAKQLLSKTDDRIHEIAERVGFNNEFYFNRRFKQMVGVAPGQYRDNLRSDLRIVSLFLEDYLLALGVTPIVQWSHGGWGKLDYLGLQHIPTHDVLTQDIHQLSYYKPDFIMVREGVQSLAGIYDQCRQIARTSVISHPVDDWRSTLRTVADMLGRTNTAEQLIKQYENKVAKAKEALAHSVKGKTFAFLRVSAHYISVDYLYTGPVLYRDLEMKPHPFVSQVKGESKRRCLSWEALSELDVDHLFYTFDKWHDEGEGAEKRQLSHPIWQSIPAVQKNCVYEVDFMTWMSHGVIANSRKIDDVMRVLGRTYTI is encoded by the coding sequence ATGATGAACCAGGTAGCAAGCTTGATTAGTAGTCCAAGCACCGTATTTCTCTTAGTAGATATCCAATATAACACGCTCCCTGCTGGACATCACCAGCATGATAATGAGACAAGCGACTATAGCTTAATTGTGGTGATTGATGGAAAGGGAAGGCTCCAAATAGAAGAGGATTGCTTTCATATGGAGCGGGAGAATTGCTTTATGATTGGACCTGGGGAATCTCTATTCATCCAAGCGGTAGATGACTCATTATGCTTGTATCAGTTAACTTTCAATAAGCTGTCCATTCAACCTACTGCTTCTAAAGTGACACTGGTAGATGAGGGTAAAAATGATTCACTTCCTTTCCTGGGTGCTGTAGTTTGCTCTCCTTTTTCTAAATGCCTTGATTTGGTAGAAGCGATATATTGTCATCGCAACGATGCCGATGATATGGAACGGTTTTCTAATCATGTACGATTTGAGGAATTGCTCCGCTTCGTGTTTCAACAAAATGCTTCTCAGAGTCATGTGGACATACGCCGTGCAGTGGAGCGCTCTATTGACTATGTGAGGAAGCATTACTATGAACCAATGACAGTAGATCAATTGGCGGCTGATGCTAACGTCGCTCGTTATAAATATACGCGCATTTTCAAAGAAATGACAGGACAGATTCCCCTTGATTTTGTAAATACATTACGAATAGACAGAGCTAAACAATTGCTCAGTAAAACAGACGATCGAATTCATGAAATAGCAGAGCGGGTTGGATTCAACAACGAATTTTATTTTAATCGTCGGTTTAAACAAATGGTTGGTGTAGCCCCGGGACAATACCGGGATAATCTGCGTAGTGATCTTCGCATCGTCTCCTTGTTTTTAGAGGATTATTTACTGGCATTAGGGGTAACTCCGATTGTACAGTGGTCACATGGGGGATGGGGAAAGCTTGATTATCTTGGGCTACAGCATATTCCGACGCACGATGTCCTGACACAGGACATTCATCAGCTATCCTATTATAAGCCAGATTTTATTATGGTGAGAGAAGGGGTTCAAAGCTTAGCAGGTATCTATGATCAATGCAGGCAGATTGCACGTACAAGTGTCATTTCGCACCCTGTTGATGATTGGCGTTCGACCCTGCGTACAGTAGCTGATATGCTAGGGCGAACGAATACGGCTGAGCAGTTAATCAAGCAATACGAGAATAAGGTAGCAAAGGCTAAGGAAGCGTTGGCACATTCTGTAAAAGGGAAAACCTTTGCTTTCCTGCGGGTATCCGCCCATTATATCAGCGTGGATTATCTTTACACAGGGCCTGTACTATATCGAGATTTAGAGATGAAACCACATCCATTCGTAAGCCAAGTGAAAGGAGAGTCTAAGCGAAGATGCTTGTCATGGGAAGCCCTTTCTGAGTTGGATGTAGATCATCTATTCTATACATTTGATAAATGGCATGACGAAGGTGAAGGCGCAGAAAAAAGGCAGCTATCTCATCCGATTTGGCAATCCATTCCGGCTGTTCAGAAAAACTGTGTGTATGAGGTAGATTTTATGACATGGATGAGTCATGGGGTTATCGCTAATAGCAGGAAGATTGATGATGTGATGAGGGTGCTCGGAAGAACATATACGATATAG
- a CDS encoding DnaD domain protein produces MRVMWNELAPNDRYLVRFIRPLSMMEMGFITHLYLPLLGVSSYSLYQLLMHEVDEKSGAASEGTHRSLMMMTSLPLDRLLQARERLEAMDLLKVRRRENREHDFFYEYIVLPPLTPAQFFQEDILPVMLLNQVGKVKYEQLRRTYADQLWGNLAEEYPYEEDVTKRFYEVYHNLSASELEIRPGSETDRFFAHMQEKHPTASLANHYEAEPDKQLDLSFLRASLPSHVQASKVVTQESIPFFYQLLAFYQVDSYLLSQELRDWNLYDSQGTLSTELLRKRIRERYVNNQLTRERRSLADAYLEHLGPGKIPAPGTEVFLRICRELSPLIILEQAVGGRISRAFLERAESLVFTDSMPSEVVNALLLYAMRETKMELPKAYVETIRDSWKAKAISTVEEAVRVILERAEAKNQAMENQTAQSLAASQKGGLSSNRGRRSNSRALLQDKLPAAVQRQLDREEAEAVDTDRKKRVKQVKKTIMDDPELKELYESLRQPMKGGEH; encoded by the coding sequence ATGCGTGTCATGTGGAACGAACTTGCGCCCAACGATCGCTATTTAGTGAGATTCATAAGGCCGCTGAGTATGATGGAGATGGGATTCATAACCCATCTTTATTTGCCCTTGCTGGGGGTGTCATCCTATTCGTTGTATCAATTATTAATGCACGAGGTGGATGAAAAGAGTGGAGCAGCAAGCGAAGGAACGCACCGGAGTCTAATGATGATGACATCCTTGCCGTTGGATCGCTTACTGCAAGCCAGAGAACGTTTAGAAGCGATGGATTTATTAAAGGTCCGTCGTCGTGAGAATCGCGAACATGACTTTTTTTATGAGTATATTGTCTTGCCACCGCTAACTCCGGCTCAATTTTTTCAGGAAGATATTCTTCCCGTTATGCTGTTAAATCAAGTAGGCAAAGTCAAATACGAGCAGCTTCGCCGTACCTATGCTGATCAGCTATGGGGGAATCTGGCGGAGGAGTATCCGTATGAAGAAGATGTAACCAAGCGCTTCTATGAGGTATATCATAATTTGTCAGCTTCTGAGCTGGAAATTCGCCCTGGATCGGAAACGGATCGATTTTTTGCTCACATGCAAGAAAAACATCCTACAGCCTCCCTAGCTAATCATTATGAAGCGGAGCCAGACAAACAATTGGATTTATCCTTTTTGCGGGCTAGCCTCCCTAGTCATGTACAAGCCTCTAAGGTAGTAACGCAGGAAAGCATTCCGTTTTTTTATCAGTTGCTCGCTTTTTATCAAGTGGATAGCTATTTATTAAGCCAAGAGCTGCGGGATTGGAATCTTTATGATTCTCAAGGGACTCTTAGCACAGAACTATTGCGTAAACGAATACGCGAGCGATATGTAAATAACCAGCTAACTCGTGAGCGCCGTTCTTTAGCCGATGCCTATTTGGAGCATCTCGGTCCTGGGAAAATACCAGCTCCTGGAACGGAGGTTTTTCTACGAATCTGTCGAGAGCTTTCACCGCTGATTATTTTAGAGCAAGCGGTGGGAGGTAGAATTTCACGTGCGTTTTTAGAACGGGCAGAGAGCTTGGTTTTCACAGATTCAATGCCGTCAGAGGTAGTAAATGCTTTGCTCTTATATGCCATGCGTGAAACGAAAATGGAATTGCCAAAAGCTTACGTGGAAACGATTCGAGATAGCTGGAAAGCCAAAGCCATTTCTACCGTAGAGGAAGCAGTGAGGGTTATTTTGGAACGGGCAGAAGCTAAGAATCAGGCTATGGAGAATCAGACGGCTCAATCTCTAGCAGCTTCCCAAAAAGGTGGATTATCCTCTAACAGGGGCCGGCGCAGTAATTCACGAGCATTGCTACAGGATAAGCTGCCTGCTGCTGTACAGCGACAGCTCGATCGTGAAGAAGCAGAGGCAGTTGATACTGATCGAAAAAAACGCGTAAAGCAAGTGAAAAAAACCATTATGGATGATCCAGAGCTTAAAGAATTATACGAATCACTACGACAGCCGATGAAGGGAGGCGAACATTAG
- a CDS encoding ABC transporter substrate-binding protein, with amino-acid sequence MLRSRWNMIAGMAVLLVVMCLVAGCGKQSQQVDTQTQKSVENGQQGENQAKDTQTAKQSQTRVVKDEFGEVEIPVHPKRIAAIYLEDPLVALGVTPIVQWYHPAWGKQDYLGLNVPTFDVTGSIEALLAANPDLIIVDGGVDATKYEAYSKIAPTYRVPDSINKNAVETLKRVADIIGMPEKAESVLQAYQTKVADAKEKLNSSIGRQTVAVIRLNVGEKPSLALFGLKNSYTRMIYEDLGLEPYEPVKTIETHEIMSLEKIPEFHADHIIIFPSNGTWTSQENKQALALLEDPLWKALPAVKKGNVYQLERTHWQSGSIKANAMKIDDLLKIFSAKTK; translated from the coding sequence ATGCTAAGGTCACGTTGGAACATGATTGCTGGGATGGCTGTATTGCTTGTCGTGATGTGCCTTGTTGCTGGGTGCGGAAAACAATCGCAGCAGGTAGACACACAGACTCAAAAGAGCGTGGAGAATGGACAGCAAGGTGAGAATCAGGCCAAAGATACGCAAACCGCTAAGCAATCACAAACACGTGTGGTTAAGGATGAATTTGGGGAAGTCGAGATTCCGGTACATCCGAAGCGAATAGCCGCTATTTATTTAGAAGACCCATTAGTTGCATTAGGAGTTACACCAATCGTGCAGTGGTATCATCCAGCATGGGGTAAGCAGGATTATCTGGGCCTAAATGTACCAACATTTGATGTAACGGGCAGCATAGAAGCATTACTTGCAGCTAATCCTGATTTAATCATTGTTGATGGTGGAGTAGATGCAACGAAATATGAAGCATATTCCAAGATAGCTCCTACTTATCGGGTGCCTGATTCTATTAATAAAAATGCTGTAGAAACGTTAAAAAGAGTAGCAGATATAATAGGGATGCCCGAAAAGGCTGAAAGTGTATTGCAAGCGTACCAGACAAAAGTAGCCGATGCCAAAGAAAAACTGAACTCATCAATAGGTAGACAGACCGTAGCGGTTATTCGTTTAAACGTTGGTGAAAAGCCATCATTAGCTCTTTTTGGCCTCAAAAACTCCTATACAAGAATGATTTATGAAGATTTAGGGCTGGAGCCGTATGAGCCTGTGAAAACGATTGAAACTCACGAGATTATGTCACTAGAAAAAATTCCAGAGTTTCATGCTGATCATATTATTATATTCCCATCTAATGGGACATGGACATCACAAGAGAATAAACAGGCACTTGCATTACTAGAGGACCCATTATGGAAGGCTCTCCCTGCGGTTAAGAAGGGGAATGTTTATCAATTAGAAAGAACACACTGGCAATCAGGCTCGATTAAAGCGAATGCGATGAAGATTGATGATTTATTGAAAATCTTTTCTGCTAAAACGAAATAG